The following proteins are co-located in the Solanum pennellii chromosome 1, SPENNV200 genome:
- the LOC107014958 gene encoding F-box/kelch-repeat protein At3g61590 isoform X1: protein MILFSPLSIIMEGETSWVSHCPDYVVPDMVEFDSFSELNDEENREASSVPVDLILPDDLLERILAYLPIASIFRASCVCKRWCEIVNSRRFLWNFSQVLSQKPWYFMFTGSEEPVGYAYDPSLRKWYSIDLPCIQTSNCFIASSCGLVCIMDNDSRSELYVCNPITKCSKNLQEPPGLKFSDYSALAICANMKTSCYSVAIVKSKQVPGNFYQWDLSIHIYDSGTMKWLTPLTEVLTGWRGGDESVICDGVLYFLIYATGGGGLESRHGLITYNLSSRSSHCSLIKTFIPVPCSLTCGRLMNLKEKLVMVGGIGKPDRPDIIKGIGIWALKGTEWQEIARMPHKYFQGFGEFDDVFASSGTDDLIYIQSYGAPALLVFDVNQKQWRWSQKCPVTKRFPLQLFTGFCFEPRLEMSP from the exons ATGATCTT GTTTTCGCCCCTTTCCATCATCATGGAAGGGGAAACCTCGTGGGTCAGTCATTGCCCTGATTATGTTGTACCAGACATGGTTGAGTTTGATTCATTTTCAGAGCTTAACGATGAAGAAAATAGAGAAGCTTCCTCAGTTCCTGTGGATTTGATACTGCCTGATGATTTACTGGAACGAATACTGGCCTATCTTCCCATTGCTAGCATTTTTAGGGCAAGTTGTGTGTGTAAAAGATGGTGTGAGATAGTGAATTCTAGAAGGTTCTTATGGAACTTCTCTCAGGTGCTGTCTCAAAAACCGTGGTACTTTATGTTCACAGGCTCAGAGGAGCCAGTTGGTTATGCCTATGATCCTTCCCTTCGAAAATGGTATAGTATTGACCTCCCTTGCATTCAGACATCCAATTGCTTCATTGCTTCTTCATGTGGATTAGTTTGCATCATGGACAATGACAGTAGAAGCGAACTATATGTTTGTAACCCAATAACCAAATGCAGCAAGAACCTTCAGGAGCCTCCTGGTCTCAAGTTTTCTGATTACAGTGCATTGGCTATCTGTGCAAACATGAAAACTTCTTGTTACAGTGTCGCCATTGTTAAATCTAAGCAAGTACCTGGTAACTTCTATCAGTGGGATCTCTCAATCCACATATACGATTCTGGAACAATGAAGTGGTTGACCCCTTTGACAGAGGTTCTAACAGGATGGAGAGGTGGGGATGAAAGTGTCATCTGTGATGGTGTTTTGTACTTCCTGATCTATGCAActggaggtggtggtctagaAAGTCGTCACGGTCTGATCACTTACAACCTCTCAAGCAGATCATCCCATTGTTCGTTAATAAAGACTTTCATTCCCGTGCCATGTTCTCTAACATGTGGTCGATTAATGAACCTCAAGGAGAAGTTAGTAATGGTGGGAGGGATTGGGAAACCAGACCGTCCTGACATAATTAAGGGGATTGGCATATGGGCACTTAAGGGGACAGAATGGCAAGAAATTGCCCGCATGCCACACAAGTATTTTCAAGGTTTTGGGGAATTCGATGATGTTTTTGCCAGCAGTGGCACTGATGATCTCATATACATTCAGAGTTATGGAGCTCCTGCCCTTCTTGTTTTTGACGTGAACCAGAAACAGTGGAGGTGGTCACAGAAATGTCCCGTGACAAAGAGGTTTCCCCTTCAGCTCTTTACTGGTTTCTGCTTCGAGCCAAGGCTTGAGATGTCTCCCTGA
- the LOC107014958 gene encoding F-box/kelch-repeat protein At3g61590 isoform X2 → MEGETSWVSHCPDYVVPDMVEFDSFSELNDEENREASSVPVDLILPDDLLERILAYLPIASIFRASCVCKRWCEIVNSRRFLWNFSQVLSQKPWYFMFTGSEEPVGYAYDPSLRKWYSIDLPCIQTSNCFIASSCGLVCIMDNDSRSELYVCNPITKCSKNLQEPPGLKFSDYSALAICANMKTSCYSVAIVKSKQVPGNFYQWDLSIHIYDSGTMKWLTPLTEVLTGWRGGDESVICDGVLYFLIYATGGGGLESRHGLITYNLSSRSSHCSLIKTFIPVPCSLTCGRLMNLKEKLVMVGGIGKPDRPDIIKGIGIWALKGTEWQEIARMPHKYFQGFGEFDDVFASSGTDDLIYIQSYGAPALLVFDVNQKQWRWSQKCPVTKRFPLQLFTGFCFEPRLEMSP, encoded by the coding sequence ATGGAAGGGGAAACCTCGTGGGTCAGTCATTGCCCTGATTATGTTGTACCAGACATGGTTGAGTTTGATTCATTTTCAGAGCTTAACGATGAAGAAAATAGAGAAGCTTCCTCAGTTCCTGTGGATTTGATACTGCCTGATGATTTACTGGAACGAATACTGGCCTATCTTCCCATTGCTAGCATTTTTAGGGCAAGTTGTGTGTGTAAAAGATGGTGTGAGATAGTGAATTCTAGAAGGTTCTTATGGAACTTCTCTCAGGTGCTGTCTCAAAAACCGTGGTACTTTATGTTCACAGGCTCAGAGGAGCCAGTTGGTTATGCCTATGATCCTTCCCTTCGAAAATGGTATAGTATTGACCTCCCTTGCATTCAGACATCCAATTGCTTCATTGCTTCTTCATGTGGATTAGTTTGCATCATGGACAATGACAGTAGAAGCGAACTATATGTTTGTAACCCAATAACCAAATGCAGCAAGAACCTTCAGGAGCCTCCTGGTCTCAAGTTTTCTGATTACAGTGCATTGGCTATCTGTGCAAACATGAAAACTTCTTGTTACAGTGTCGCCATTGTTAAATCTAAGCAAGTACCTGGTAACTTCTATCAGTGGGATCTCTCAATCCACATATACGATTCTGGAACAATGAAGTGGTTGACCCCTTTGACAGAGGTTCTAACAGGATGGAGAGGTGGGGATGAAAGTGTCATCTGTGATGGTGTTTTGTACTTCCTGATCTATGCAActggaggtggtggtctagaAAGTCGTCACGGTCTGATCACTTACAACCTCTCAAGCAGATCATCCCATTGTTCGTTAATAAAGACTTTCATTCCCGTGCCATGTTCTCTAACATGTGGTCGATTAATGAACCTCAAGGAGAAGTTAGTAATGGTGGGAGGGATTGGGAAACCAGACCGTCCTGACATAATTAAGGGGATTGGCATATGGGCACTTAAGGGGACAGAATGGCAAGAAATTGCCCGCATGCCACACAAGTATTTTCAAGGTTTTGGGGAATTCGATGATGTTTTTGCCAGCAGTGGCACTGATGATCTCATATACATTCAGAGTTATGGAGCTCCTGCCCTTCTTGTTTTTGACGTGAACCAGAAACAGTGGAGGTGGTCACAGAAATGTCCCGTGACAAAGAGGTTTCCCCTTCAGCTCTTTACTGGTTTCTGCTTCGAGCCAAGGCTTGAGATGTCTCCCTGA
- the LOC107021593 gene encoding uncharacterized protein At5g41620, with the protein MEREEKKRQQQEEELLKKQGVLVGKRGGTCTTPSLTWKIGLAQSDGSLLQDLPFSSNSASLSVRKLGANLWEFQPQVKKVVNMSNNIGPLPQNHKDKSKLQRQTAAPPDSPPQQPTSTSSLGRDIAASLRQHHHHLIAKNGGAQSLESPASYCSSMEMAPFKPVETPTSSKDLKARSGKSSYSLKTSAELLKILNKIWSLEEQQASNMSLVKALRKEVDHSQRRVKELQEEKKRDKEEINDLVMLIDDYRIGRKNNKHNRAEEAVKTLTDQLRDERKLRKHSENLHRKLARDLAEVKSSFSTALKELEREREARSMLEELCDEFAYGIKEYEEEVRFLKSKVRKDQILTEEKDGLVIHISEAWLDERMQMKQSQRRHDPAEKKTIVDKLRSEIQTFLKARQSSDYKNNVLNLKGAKESSLCRHSLGSFHLNNPASAPRVEKEDDDSFDNVICASESNRGLSGKHDGISQHEEFTPNIHVEKMKESNPPQTEIGTQLSKDPDVTSSRIQPEEKIFEAMVIKETAVEGNDSCVLKKRVTKQRKFQKKKNSLMRSGSSLLNNLLKDHSLPYEAKTLSNDDKHMEHSFDPTTFTGPASPVQKWTSKVTAPDREVIEPSSKLPLGVKENTLKAKLLEARLENQQLQPRAIKGLSEVS; encoded by the exons ATGGAGAGAGAGGAAAAGAAAAggcaacaacaagaagaagaattgTTGAAAAAACAAGGTGTTTTGGTAGGGAAAAGAGGGGGTACTTGTACTACTCCATCACTTACATGGAAAATTGGTTTGGCACAATCTGATGGTTCTCTGCTTCAAGATTTACCCTTTTCTTCTAATTCTGCTTCACTATCTGTCAGAAAACTTGGTGCTAATCTCTGGGAATTTCAACCACAAGTGAAAAAAGTTGTAAACATGAGCAACAATATTGGCCCTCTACCTCAAAATCACAAAGACAAATCTAAGCTTCAGAGACAAACAGCTGCCCCACCTGATAGCCCACCACAGCAG CCAACAAGCACTAGTAGTTTAGGGAGGGATATTGCTGCATCACTTagacaacatcatcatcatttaatTGCGAAGAATGGGGGCGCTCAATCGCTTGAATCACCAGCAAGTTATTGTAGCTCAATGGAg ATGGCTCCTTTTAAACCTGTTGAGACTCCCACCAGCTCAAAGGACCTTAAAGCTAGAAGTGGAAAGTCAAGCTACAGCCTGAAAACATCAGCAGAGTTACTTAAGATACTTAATAAGATTTGGAGCCTTGAAGAACAACAAGCATCAAACATGTCGTTGGTGAAAGCATTGAGAAAAGAAGTTGATCACTCCCAAAGACGTGTTAAGGAACTAcaagaggaaaagaaaagagacaaagaagaaataaatgaCTTGGTGATGCTAATTGATGATTACAGAATTGGAAGAAAGAACAACAAGCATAACAGAGCCGAAGAGGCAGTCAAGACATTGACGGATCAGCTAAGAGATGAAAGAAAGTTGAGGAAACACTCAGAGAATCTTCACCGTAAGCTTGCTCGAGATCTTGCTGAAGTGAAATCATCTTTCTCTACTGCTTTAAAAGAACTTGAAAGAGAACGCGAGGCACGGAGTATGCTAGAAGAATTATGTGATGAGTTTGCCTACGGAATTAAGGAGTATGAAGAAGAAGTTCGATTCTTGAAAAGCAAAGTGAGAAAGGATCAAATATTGACTGAAGAGAAGGATGGATTGGTCATTCATATTTCTGAAGCCTGGTTAGATGAAAGAATGCAAATGAAGCAATCCCAAAGACGTCATGATCCTGCagaaaagaaaacaattgtAGACAAGTTGAGGTCCGAAATACAAACCTTCCTTAAAGCTAGACAATCTAGTGATTACAAGAATAATGTCTTAAACCTGAAAGGAGCAAAGGAGAGTAGTTTATGCCGACATTCTTTGGGATCCTTTCACTTGAACAATCCTGCAAGTGCCCCCAGAGTAGAGAAGGAAGATGACGATTCATTTGACAACGTTATATGTGCTTCTGAATCTAATAGAGGTTTAAGTGGGAAGCATGATGGCATCAGTCAACATGAGGAATTTACTCCAAACATCCATGTCGAAAAGATGAAAGAATCTAATCCACCACAGACAGAGATTGGCACTCAGCTTTCGAAGGACCCTGACGTGACTAGCTCAAGAATTCAACCTGAAGAGAAAATTTTCGAGGCAATGGTGATTAAAGAGACTGCTGTTGAAGGTAATGATTCATGTGTGCTTAAGAAACGTGTCACGAAACAAAGAAAATTCCAGAAGAAAAAGAATAGCTTAATGAGAAGTGGAAGTTCTTTGCTGAATAACTTGCTTAAAGATCATTCATTGCCTTATGAAGCTAAGACACTTTCAAATGACGATAAGCACATGGAACATTCTTTCGATCCAACGACATTTACTGGTCCTGCCAGTCCAGTGCAGAAGTGGACATCAAAAGTAACAGCCCCGGATCGTGAGGTGATTGAACCTTCTTCAAAATTACCACTAGGTGTGAAAGAGAACACACTCAAGGCAAAGCTGCTGGAAGCCAGACTCGAAAACCAGCAGTTGCAGCCAAGAGCTATCAAAGGTTTGTCTGAGGTTTCTTGA
- the LOC107027487 gene encoding BTB/POZ domain-containing protein POB1-like isoform X1 has protein sequence MKDQNLDLFDPRTAVMDPEYSPSSTRDPDFGFAFNDVNFSDRLLQIEIMADSFDPQSDSDSFHSQSLADWARNRKRRREDIRKEMALDITACPEEQVISCNQIDTEDVENENQDESVVAMIEEPHSVFCSAGDEATNADDSSWNFDSPRVIKVETLHISSPILAAKSPFFYKLFSNGMRESEQRQVTLRINASEEAALMELLNFMYSNKLTTNTAPALLDVLMAADKFEVASCMRYCSRQLRNLPMTPESALLYLELPSSILMAEAVKPLTDAAEQFLAARYKDITKFQEEVMKLPLAGVEAILFSDDLQIASEDAVYDFVLKWTRTHYPQLEERREILSSRLGRCIRFPFMSCRKLRKVLSCNDFDHEFASKLVLEALFYKAEAPHRQRSQAAEDSSSTSHRFVERAYKYRPVKVVDFGLPRQQCVVYLDLKREECANLFPSGRVYSQAFHLGGQGFFLSAHCNMDQQSSFHCFGLFLGMQEKGSVTFAVDYEFAARTKPGEEYVSKYKGNYTFTGGKAVGYRNLFAIPWTSFIAEDSPYFTNGMLHLRAELTIKS, from the exons ATGAAGGATCAGAATTTGGATCTTTTCGACCCGAGAACGGCTGTTATGGACCCAGAATACTCACCGAGTAGTACCCGGGACCCGGATTTTGGCTTTGCCTTCAACGATGTCAACTTCTCCGATCGTCTACTTCAGATCGAGATTATGGCTGACTCGTTTGACCCTCAATCTGATTCAGATAGCTTTCACTCTCAGAGTCTAGCTGATTGGGCTCGTAATCGCAAACGACGTAGAGAAGATATCAGGAAGGAAATGG CTCTGGATATCACTGCTTGTCCTGAAGAGCAGGTTATAAGTTGTAATCAAATTGATACTGAAGATGTTGAGAACGAAAATCAAGATGAATCAGTTGTTGCAATGATCGAAGAACCACACTCGG TGTTTTGTTCCGCAGGAGATGAAGCTACTAATGCTGATGATTCATCTTGGAACTTTGATTCTCCAAGAGttattaaagttgaaaccttACATATCAGCTCCCCCATTTTAGCAGCAAAGAGCCCTTTCTTTTACAAG CTCTTCTCCAATGGGATGAGGGAGTCTGAGCAAAGACAAGTAACTCTAAGAATTAATGCTTCAG AGGAAGCTGCACTGATGGAGCTCCTGAATTTTATGTACAGCAATAAATTGACCACTAATACAGCACCTGCTTTGCTGGATGTACTCATGGCTGCCGACAAGTTTGAAGTTGCTTCCTGCATGCGGTATTGTAGCCGGCAACTGCGTAATTTACCTATGACTCCAGAGTCCGCTTTGCTGTATTTGGAGCTTCCTTCTAGCATCCTGATGGCTGAAGCAGTTAAGCCTTTGACCGATGCCGCAGAACAATTCCTAGCTGCAAGATACAAAGATATTACCAA ATTTCAGGAAGAGGTCATGAAGCTGCCTCTTGCTGGAGTAGAGGCTATTTTGTTCAGTGATGACCTTCAGATAGCCTCAGAGGATGCAGTGTACGACTTTGTGTTGAAGTGGACAAGGACTCATTATCCACAGTTAGAGGAACGGCGAGAAATCCTTAGTTCACGACTTGGTCGTTGCATCCGTTTTCCTTTTATGAGCTGTAGAAAGCTTCGGAAGGTTCTGTCATGTAATGACTTTGATCATGAATTTGCATCCAAGCTTGTGCTTGAGGCTCTCTTTTATAAAGCTGAGGCTCCTCATCGTCAGCGAAGCCAAGCTGCAGAAGACTCGTCCTCCACTAGTCATCGTTTCGTGGAACGTGCTTACAAGTATCGACCTGTGAAGGTGGTTGATTTTGGACTTCCACGGCAACAATGTGTAGTCTATCTGGATCTTAAGCGGGAGGAATGTGCTAACCTCTTTCCTTCAGGAAGAGTGTATTCTCAAGCATTTCATTTAGGAGGACAAGGTTTTTTCCTGTCTGCACATTGCAACATGGATCAGCAAAGCTCTTTCCACTGTTTTGGTCTCTTTCTGGGGATGCAGGAAAAAGGTTCGGTTACTTTTGCTGTTGATTATGAATTTGCAGCAAGAACAAAACCAGGGGAGGAGTATGTCAGCAAGTACAAAGGTAACTACACTTTTACAGGGGGCAAGGCAGTTGGATACCGCAATCTATTTGCCATACCATGGACTTCTTTCATCGCTGAGGACAGTCCATATTTTACTAATGGTATGCTCCATCTCAGGGCTGAACTTACTATCAAGAGTTGA
- the LOC107027487 gene encoding BTB/POZ domain-containing protein POB1-like isoform X2: MKDQNLDLFDPRTAVMDPEYSPSSTRDPDFGFAFNDVNFSDRLLQIEIMADSFDPQSDSDSFHSQSLADWARNRKRRREDIRKEMALDITACPEEQVISCNQIDTEDVENENQDESVVAMIEEPHSGDEATNADDSSWNFDSPRVIKVETLHISSPILAAKSPFFYKLFSNGMRESEQRQVTLRINASEEAALMELLNFMYSNKLTTNTAPALLDVLMAADKFEVASCMRYCSRQLRNLPMTPESALLYLELPSSILMAEAVKPLTDAAEQFLAARYKDITKFQEEVMKLPLAGVEAILFSDDLQIASEDAVYDFVLKWTRTHYPQLEERREILSSRLGRCIRFPFMSCRKLRKVLSCNDFDHEFASKLVLEALFYKAEAPHRQRSQAAEDSSSTSHRFVERAYKYRPVKVVDFGLPRQQCVVYLDLKREECANLFPSGRVYSQAFHLGGQGFFLSAHCNMDQQSSFHCFGLFLGMQEKGSVTFAVDYEFAARTKPGEEYVSKYKGNYTFTGGKAVGYRNLFAIPWTSFIAEDSPYFTNGMLHLRAELTIKS; encoded by the exons ATGAAGGATCAGAATTTGGATCTTTTCGACCCGAGAACGGCTGTTATGGACCCAGAATACTCACCGAGTAGTACCCGGGACCCGGATTTTGGCTTTGCCTTCAACGATGTCAACTTCTCCGATCGTCTACTTCAGATCGAGATTATGGCTGACTCGTTTGACCCTCAATCTGATTCAGATAGCTTTCACTCTCAGAGTCTAGCTGATTGGGCTCGTAATCGCAAACGACGTAGAGAAGATATCAGGAAGGAAATGG CTCTGGATATCACTGCTTGTCCTGAAGAGCAGGTTATAAGTTGTAATCAAATTGATACTGAAGATGTTGAGAACGAAAATCAAGATGAATCAGTTGTTGCAATGATCGAAGAACCACACTCGG GAGATGAAGCTACTAATGCTGATGATTCATCTTGGAACTTTGATTCTCCAAGAGttattaaagttgaaaccttACATATCAGCTCCCCCATTTTAGCAGCAAAGAGCCCTTTCTTTTACAAG CTCTTCTCCAATGGGATGAGGGAGTCTGAGCAAAGACAAGTAACTCTAAGAATTAATGCTTCAG AGGAAGCTGCACTGATGGAGCTCCTGAATTTTATGTACAGCAATAAATTGACCACTAATACAGCACCTGCTTTGCTGGATGTACTCATGGCTGCCGACAAGTTTGAAGTTGCTTCCTGCATGCGGTATTGTAGCCGGCAACTGCGTAATTTACCTATGACTCCAGAGTCCGCTTTGCTGTATTTGGAGCTTCCTTCTAGCATCCTGATGGCTGAAGCAGTTAAGCCTTTGACCGATGCCGCAGAACAATTCCTAGCTGCAAGATACAAAGATATTACCAA ATTTCAGGAAGAGGTCATGAAGCTGCCTCTTGCTGGAGTAGAGGCTATTTTGTTCAGTGATGACCTTCAGATAGCCTCAGAGGATGCAGTGTACGACTTTGTGTTGAAGTGGACAAGGACTCATTATCCACAGTTAGAGGAACGGCGAGAAATCCTTAGTTCACGACTTGGTCGTTGCATCCGTTTTCCTTTTATGAGCTGTAGAAAGCTTCGGAAGGTTCTGTCATGTAATGACTTTGATCATGAATTTGCATCCAAGCTTGTGCTTGAGGCTCTCTTTTATAAAGCTGAGGCTCCTCATCGTCAGCGAAGCCAAGCTGCAGAAGACTCGTCCTCCACTAGTCATCGTTTCGTGGAACGTGCTTACAAGTATCGACCTGTGAAGGTGGTTGATTTTGGACTTCCACGGCAACAATGTGTAGTCTATCTGGATCTTAAGCGGGAGGAATGTGCTAACCTCTTTCCTTCAGGAAGAGTGTATTCTCAAGCATTTCATTTAGGAGGACAAGGTTTTTTCCTGTCTGCACATTGCAACATGGATCAGCAAAGCTCTTTCCACTGTTTTGGTCTCTTTCTGGGGATGCAGGAAAAAGGTTCGGTTACTTTTGCTGTTGATTATGAATTTGCAGCAAGAACAAAACCAGGGGAGGAGTATGTCAGCAAGTACAAAGGTAACTACACTTTTACAGGGGGCAAGGCAGTTGGATACCGCAATCTATTTGCCATACCATGGACTTCTTTCATCGCTGAGGACAGTCCATATTTTACTAATGGTATGCTCCATCTCAGGGCTGAACTTACTATCAAGAGTTGA
- the LOC107027524 gene encoding eukaryotic translation initiation factor 1A-like, with amino-acid sequence MPKNKGKGGKNRKRGKNEADDEKRELVFKEDGQEYAQVLRMLGNGRCEAMCIDGTKRLCHIRGKMHKKVWIAAGDIILVGLRDYQDDKADVILKYMPDEARLLKAYGELPENTRLNEGIANLDEEDENAADDYIEFEDEDIDKI; translated from the exons ATGCCGAAGAATAAGGGAAAGGGAggaaagaacagaaagagagggaagAACGAAGCTGATGATGAAAAGAGAGAGCTTGTTTTTAAGGAAGATGGACAGGAATATGCTCAAGTTCTTCGTATGCTTGGAAATGGCCGATGTGAAGCTATGTGTATTGATGGGACGAAACGTCTATGTCACATACGTGGTAAGATGCATAAGAAAGTTTGGATTGCCGCCGGTGATATCATCCTCGTCGGACTCCGTGATTATCAG GATGACAAGGCTGATGTTATTCTGAAGTATATGCCAGATGAGGCAAGGTTGTTGAAGGCATACGGAGAGTTACCAGAGAACACTAGGCTCAATGAGGGTATTGCTAATTTGGATGAAGAAGATGAGAATGCCGCTGATgattacattgagtttgaagaCGAAGACATCGACAAAATCTAA
- the LOC107027502 gene encoding uncharacterized protein LOC107027502, with protein MMRLTEIAKSKPLTSSIETLGHQFIQKCFVSRTAKGKGKLKTGQPLKRSKVTTRKGAEVAKKEPPRRKSEFDEMVEDCLSSTAPVRSLKPKEKAREAERERMGLISKAKDEEMKKMNKVKKEFANPWPIGPPGLDLISLGLVDVEKLPKYELTVEDGRRLAKENSRVLMRKHRQRQAAETTLLRLKKEAIEALPENLKAAALVPDMTPFPVNRFMATLTPPIEGYLEKVMEAAKKSSAKEKLR; from the coding sequence ATGATGCGATTAACAGAAATTGCAAAATCCAAACCCTTGACCTCATCAATCGAAACCCTAGGACACCAATTCATACAGAAATGCTTCGTCAGTCGAACAGCAAAGGGAAAAGGTAAACTGAAAACAGGGCAGCCATTGAAAAGATCAAAAGTTACAACGAGGAAAGGCGCAGAAGTTGCGAAAAAAGAACCACCAAGGAGGAAAAGCGAATTCGACGAAATGGTTGAAGATTGTTTGTCTTCTACAGCTCCAGTTAGATCATTGAAGCCCAAAGAAAAAGCCCGAGAAGCTGAAAGGGAGAGAATGGGTTTAATTAGCAAAGCCAAAGATGAAGAGATGAAAAAGATGAACAAGGTGAAGAAGGAGTTTGCGAATCCATGGCCAATTGGTCCACCGGGTTTGGATTTGATTTCACTTGGGCTTGTTGATGTAGAGAAGCTTCCTAAGTATGAATTGACTGTTGAAGATGGAAGGAGGCTGGCGAAGGAGAATAGTAGGGTTTTAATGCGCAAGCATAGGCAGAGGCAGGCTGCTGAAACTACATTGTTGAGGTTGAAGAAAGAGGCGATTGAGGCATTACCGGAGAATTTGAAAGCTGCTGCATTGGTTCCTGATATGACACCATTTCCTGTGAATCGATTTATGGCTACGTTGACACCACCTATTGAAGGTTATCTTGAGAAGGTTATGGAGGCAGCTAAGAAGAGTTCTGCAAAGGAGAAGCTTAGATGA
- the LOC107027519 gene encoding protein CURVATURE THYLAKOID 1A, chloroplastic produces MAAAAAASTSMAATAVFASPFPLSSTTKAAPARCSALPYLPSRLSAIAFPSSLKIAEPKRSSLLQVKASSSEESGAVDTSELLTDLKEKWDALDNKSTVIVYGGGAIVAVWLSSIVVGAINSVPLLPKIMELVGLGYSGWFVYRYLLFKSSRKELAEDIEQLKKKIAGTE; encoded by the exons AtggcagcagcagcagcagcttCTACTTCCATGGCGGCTACTGCCGTCTTTGCCTCTCCTTTCCCACTTTCCTCCACCACCAAAGCTGCCCCAGCTCGCTGCTCCGCCTTGCCTTACCTTCCATCCCGTCTTTCTGCTATTGCCTTCCCATCTTCTCTCAAAATTGCTG AGCCCAAGAGGTCTTCGCTACTCCAGGTCAAAGCCTCTTCATCAGAAGAATCTGGTGCTGTTGATACTAGTGAATTGTTGACGGATCTAAAAGAAAAG TGGGATGCTCTTGACAACAAGTCTACAGTAATAGTTTATGGAGGTGGGGCAATTGTTGCAGTTTGGCTGTCTTCAATTGTTGTTGGTGCTATCAACTCAGTTCCTTTG CTCCCAAAAATCATGGAGTTGGTAGGTCTTGGATATAGCGGGTGGTTTGTCTACCGTTACCTTCTCTTCAAG TCAAGTAGAAAAGAACTGGCTGAAGATATCGAgcagttgaagaagaagattgcAGGAACTGAGTAA
- the LOC107027495 gene encoding uncharacterized protein LOC107027495, translating to MGCNNNNICNVMSWWLLLLLLLLSSLKVSRGLDGESLDSYIHEFSIKNMSKRYTGKLYDIPLPTNFSGMESSIVRLRSSSFWRRGANFSFFKIPHKVLPWPFVKRFDIIYENLGNLSSKYYDVTNYTFVTPVIGFLAYDARRSRENYGMVELNTMEKNHILIRFPAHDDNNKNNKRKNVTMKCVRFVTNGTIEFSNVTMNNTCMSRGQGHFAIVVKAEEEEEEKKGKWKWWVIGFGVGIVGLLLLIVMGILIYKCVRLKKRCNMERESEKSEALDDFWVGNSRMPSASGIRTQPVLENSYVP from the coding sequence ATGGGttgtaataataacaatatatgtAACGTGATGTCTTGGtggttattgttattgttattgttattatcgtCATTAAAAGTTTCACGAGGATTGGATGGAGAGTCATTGGattcatatattcatgaattttcCATCAAGAATATGTCGAAACGATATACGGGTAAATTGTATGATATTCCCCTTCCAACAAATTTTTCAGGCATGGAAAGTTCAATTGTTCGTCTTAGAAGTTCAAGTTTTTGGAGAAGAGGAGCTAATTTTAGCTTCTTTAAAATCCCACATAAAGTATTACCATGGCCTTTTGTTAAGagatttgatataatttatgaaaatctTGGGAATTTATCGTCCAAATACTATGATGTTACAAATTACACATTTGTAACACCTGTTATAGGCTTTTTAGCATATGATGCAAGAAGAAGCAGAGAAAATTATGGAATGGTTGAGCTTAATACCATggaaaaaaatcacattttgatTCGTTTCCCTGCGCACGAcgacaacaacaagaacaacaagagGAAGAATGTGACGATGAAATGTGTTAGATTTGTAACAAATGGAACAATAGAGTTCAGTAATGTTACAATGAACAACACATGTATGTCGCGAGGACAAGGGCATTTCGCGATAGTAGTGAAGgcagaggaggaggaggaggagaaaaaGGGGAAATGGAAATGGTGGGTAATAGGATTTGGAGTAGGAATTGTTGGATTACTATTGTTGATTGTGATGGGAATTTTGATATACAAATGTGTTAGGCTAAAAAAGAGATGTAATATGGAGAGAGAATCTGAAAAAAGTGAGGCTTTGGATGATTTTTGGGTTGGGAATAGCAGAATGCCTTCTGCTTCAGGTATCAGAACTCAACCAGTTCTTGAAAATAGTTATGTTCCTtga